One genomic region from Halodesulfovibrio sp. MK-HDV encodes:
- the phnC gene encoding phosphonate ABC transporter ATP-binding protein, giving the protein MQNVTQVTINKQTPAIATNGLTKVYPNGTRAVSNVSLTVASNEFISIIGSSGAGKSSLLRCINRLIRPTSGTLELFGQDITSVSGKQIRQVRSKVGMIFQQFHLVRRLTVLENVLVGRLRFNNSMFSQCCSLMRHFSTDEREAAFECLKQVGIAQLAFQRADTLSGGQQQRVAIARALAQEPEIFLADEPIASLDPHSAEVVMDTLREIHETRDIPVLVNLHHIDFATRYGKRIVGMRHGEVIHDVSPLNLDDDMITEIYGARINEAMGELAACA; this is encoded by the coding sequence ATGCAAAATGTTACACAGGTAACCATTAATAAACAAACACCAGCCATTGCTACAAACGGACTGACCAAAGTCTATCCCAATGGTACGCGTGCTGTTTCAAATGTGTCACTCACAGTGGCATCAAATGAATTCATTTCAATTATCGGGTCATCAGGGGCAGGAAAGTCTTCTCTGCTTCGATGTATCAACCGCCTTATTCGCCCGACCTCCGGAACACTTGAACTGTTCGGACAGGACATCACTTCCGTATCAGGAAAACAAATCAGACAAGTGCGCAGCAAGGTAGGAATGATCTTCCAGCAGTTTCATCTGGTTCGCCGTCTTACTGTTCTGGAAAATGTTCTGGTCGGCCGTCTGCGCTTCAACAATTCAATGTTCAGTCAATGCTGCTCGCTGATGCGCCATTTCAGTACAGATGAAAGAGAAGCCGCCTTTGAATGCCTAAAACAAGTCGGCATCGCACAACTTGCTTTTCAACGGGCAGACACCCTTTCCGGCGGACAGCAACAGCGTGTCGCCATTGCCCGCGCACTGGCGCAGGAGCCGGAAATTTTCCTTGCTGATGAACCAATCGCAAGTCTTGATCCACACAGTGCAGAGGTTGTTATGGATACCCTTCGGGAGATTCATGAAACCCGCGACATTCCGGTTCTTGTAAACTTGCATCATATCGATTTTGCCACTCGGTACGGCAAGCGCATTGTCGGTATGCGCCACGGCGAAGTCATTCACGATGTCTCACCGTTAAATCTTGATGATGACATGATCACAGAGATTTACGGAGCACGTATTAACGAGGCTATGGGCGAGCTTGCTGCTTGTGCCTAG
- a CDS encoding glycyl-radical enzyme activating protein, whose product MSQAPLSTQPAHDINSNGLIFDIQGHSVHDGPGTRTTVFLSGCPLNCLWCSNPEGLFRKPVMMYRESRCQCCGNCIETCPNDAVELVDDKLNFNREFCDVCESMDCISTCYYEGVVSSGVEYTIDELMRIFQRDRQFWGSNGGVTFSGGEPLLQRNFILPMLKNCKESYIHTCIETTSCVATDFYLEVMSYVDWAFIDIKHMNSESHKALTGVGNELILHNIKAAAQSEHRGVMVPRIPVIPGLNASEENIRETAKFIADIGLDVLNLLPFHRLGESKYRQLGTTYALEDQKPPSNEDMQRFKKIAEEEGLICFTGWETPF is encoded by the coding sequence ATGTCGCAAGCCCCACTTTCCACCCAACCCGCTCATGATATTAATTCTAACGGTCTTATCTTCGACATTCAGGGACACTCAGTTCATGACGGCCCCGGAACTAGAACAACCGTGTTTTTAAGTGGATGCCCACTAAACTGTCTTTGGTGCAGCAATCCGGAAGGTTTGTTCAGAAAACCTGTCATGATGTATAGAGAAAGCCGCTGTCAATGCTGCGGCAACTGTATAGAGACATGTCCGAATGATGCTGTGGAGTTAGTTGATGACAAACTCAACTTCAATCGCGAATTCTGTGATGTATGCGAAAGCATGGACTGCATCTCTACCTGCTATTACGAAGGCGTAGTTTCAAGCGGTGTTGAATACACCATTGACGAACTGATGCGAATTTTCCAACGCGACAGGCAGTTTTGGGGAAGTAACGGCGGTGTGACATTCAGTGGTGGCGAGCCTCTACTACAACGAAATTTCATTCTCCCAATGCTCAAAAACTGTAAAGAAAGCTACATTCACACATGCATTGAAACCACATCATGTGTCGCAACAGACTTTTATCTCGAAGTAATGAGCTACGTTGACTGGGCATTTATCGATATCAAGCACATGAACTCCGAGAGCCATAAGGCACTCACTGGCGTAGGAAACGAGCTGATTCTTCATAACATCAAGGCAGCAGCCCAAAGTGAGCACCGCGGCGTGATGGTTCCACGTATCCCAGTTATTCCGGGATTAAATGCAAGTGAAGAAAACATCAGAGAAACTGCAAAATTTATTGCAGACATTGGCTTAGATGTTTTGAACCTGCTTCCATTCCACAGACTGGGCGAATCCAAATACCGCCAGCTTGGCACTACCTATGCGCTTGAAGACCAGAAGCCACCTTCCAACGAGGACATGCAGCGCTTCAAAAAGATTGCCGAAGAAGAAGGGCTCATTTGCTTCACAGGTTGGGAAACACCTTTTTAA
- a CDS encoding GNAT family N-acetyltransferase, whose amino-acid sequence MESIVKLSEENIDDEHICCAIADKKCAHGYQAKKDWLAGQFQDGYVFKKLDVRGKVFIEYVPAEHAWVPVDAPNYLLINCFWVSGKYKGQGYGQKLLEECMADAQGKDGVIVVTGKTKQPFMSDKRFFKKQGFELLDTAPPYFELWGKCFSEKGARPAFKASAKSGECSIKDGLAVYYTNACPFTEHYVEDLVRVATARGKKITVRKLESKEEAQAHCMPYTNYTVFNDGVFVTQRILSEKEFDKIFCS is encoded by the coding sequence ATGGAGTCGATTGTTAAACTTTCTGAAGAAAATATTGATGATGAGCACATATGTTGCGCCATAGCGGATAAGAAATGTGCACACGGATATCAGGCAAAAAAGGACTGGCTGGCAGGGCAGTTTCAAGATGGATATGTTTTTAAAAAGCTGGATGTGCGCGGTAAGGTTTTTATTGAATATGTTCCGGCAGAACATGCATGGGTACCTGTTGATGCGCCTAACTATTTGTTGATCAACTGCTTCTGGGTTTCAGGTAAGTACAAAGGGCAGGGGTACGGACAAAAATTACTTGAAGAATGCATGGCAGATGCCCAAGGCAAGGACGGAGTAATTGTAGTTACTGGCAAGACAAAGCAGCCGTTTATGTCCGATAAACGCTTTTTTAAAAAGCAAGGATTTGAACTGCTGGATACAGCGCCACCATATTTTGAGCTGTGGGGGAAATGCTTTTCAGAAAAAGGAGCTCGGCCTGCATTTAAAGCTTCGGCTAAGTCTGGTGAGTGTTCCATTAAAGACGGCTTAGCAGTCTATTACACCAATGCCTGTCCTTTTACAGAGCACTACGTTGAAGACTTGGTGCGCGTGGCAACTGCGCGTGGCAAAAAAATTACAGTTCGTAAGCTTGAATCAAAGGAAGAGGCACAAGCGCACTGTATGCCATATACAAACTACACAGTCTTCAATGATGGCGTGTTTGTGACCCAACGTATTCTTTCTGAAAAAGAATTTGATAAGATTTTTTGCAGCTAG
- the hpdC gene encoding 4-hydroxyphenylacetate decarboxylase small subunit → MELTYRDTREFVPVDVDKGLDRLTGEWVKADATAPSSYTMMPKCKFCQNYTESDTYIGQCEASEQENKFIAYGDMNAVTCEMYKSK, encoded by the coding sequence ATGGAACTTACATATCGTGATACCCGTGAATTTGTACCTGTTGACGTGGACAAAGGACTCGATCGCCTTACTGGTGAATGGGTAAAAGCTGATGCAACAGCCCCTTCCAGCTACACCATGATGCCTAAATGCAAGTTCTGTCAAAACTACACTGAATCTGATACATACATTGGACAGTGTGAAGCCAGCGAACAGGAAAATAAATTCATCGCATACGGTGACATGAATGCTGTAACCTGCGAAATGTATAAATCTAAATAA
- a CDS encoding DUF4125 family protein has protein sequence MNNQDTHDTLIEQIVDIELEMFQGAISTIHSPCQERIKTFRSMRWMHHSVSTQETLESHLYDITVARMHGRNLMTEKYARMENKIPPLNEHPAIKTIAAIEVQWMSQFAAEKTDVFNGDHEGFTRYISAELETLSKKTLDLTLQSTLEAKAKKLNLVEQRYNNLFERYNIETA, from the coding sequence ATGAACAACCAAGATACGCATGACACTTTAATAGAACAAATTGTAGATATTGAACTTGAAATGTTTCAAGGAGCAATTTCCACTATTCATTCACCATGTCAGGAGCGCATTAAAACGTTCCGGAGTATGCGCTGGATGCATCATTCAGTCTCCACGCAGGAAACACTGGAATCACATCTTTACGATATTACAGTCGCAAGAATGCATGGTCGAAATTTAATGACTGAAAAGTATGCCCGCATGGAAAATAAAATTCCTCCTCTCAATGAGCATCCGGCTATTAAGACTATCGCAGCCATTGAAGTTCAATGGATGAGTCAGTTTGCAGCGGAAAAAACCGATGTTTTCAATGGAGATCACGAAGGTTTTACCCGATACATATCCGCAGAGCTTGAAACGCTGTCCAAAAAAACGTTAGACCTCACATTACAATCCACATTGGAAGCCAAAGCTAAGAAACTCAATTTAGTCGAACAGCGGTACAATAACCTCTTTGAACGATACAATATTGAAACAGCGTAA
- a CDS encoding methyl-accepting chemotaxis protein, producing MRLNSLKVKLLIQISACIIVLFAVLLTTSISFTRSAAIRDAQAISYKIAQEQVLLIQERFNDGFTIGRTISQSIEAIVKSNRPADRDLIVEMLQRTGEANSELFGVWAVLEPNVYGKDSDNLTEMTHSTEQGVFAPYWNKKNGALALYSCNNLDKPWYTYSRDTKEESASAITAYKDRQGLTFTISSLSVPAIVNGRAIGVVGVDLSADFLNNIVNHIDAFDGNSQMALIDSSGKVQAATNNPDALGTPYDDMVKSGHQLFIRAQDGETVINETDETLRVLMPVQFGKSEKQWVVSFSVPMNVVLAETNNLTRTLLLTGFACILVAFAGIFYLAGLISRPIVDTSKVISDIANGRLDSRCVVRGQDEIADMQQAVNTMAAKLQENMKEIEDNMKKVSLHSDEAKKATAQAEQAEKEALQAHSQGKLAAAEQLEVFERDLTTVSSHMTESVRTTADGVSQQDMRNSETATAMEEMNSTILEVARNASEAATSVDTVFSEAKSGLKVVEESVSTIKNVYSLSEHLKKEMGDLGTQVGSISDILNVISDIADQTNLLALNAAIEAARAGDAGRGFAVVADEVRKLAEKTMDATRHVGDAIQSIQSGTYQNIEAMTNTANAVEAATQLVTESGHAFERIVEKVTPATDQVRAIATAAEQQSSASEEITQAIEEISHISTITAEKMRDAENSVRDLSTVSDSLKNMIQELQQG from the coding sequence ATGCGACTGAATTCTCTAAAAGTTAAACTGCTCATTCAAATTTCGGCGTGCATTATCGTACTGTTTGCCGTTTTGCTGACCACATCCATCAGCTTTACGCGCTCAGCCGCCATACGAGATGCTCAAGCCATCAGTTACAAAATTGCACAAGAACAAGTTTTGCTCATTCAAGAGCGATTTAATGACGGCTTCACCATTGGCAGAACTATCTCTCAATCAATCGAGGCTATTGTTAAATCAAACCGCCCTGCCGACCGTGATCTCATTGTTGAAATGCTCCAGCGAACCGGAGAAGCTAACTCCGAACTCTTTGGGGTATGGGCTGTGCTTGAACCCAACGTGTACGGAAAAGATTCTGACAACCTTACGGAGATGACTCACAGCACAGAGCAGGGAGTTTTTGCACCATACTGGAACAAGAAAAATGGAGCACTTGCTCTTTATTCCTGCAATAACTTAGATAAGCCGTGGTACACCTACAGCCGCGACACCAAAGAAGAAAGCGCTTCTGCTATTACCGCGTATAAAGACAGACAAGGTCTCACCTTCACCATTTCAAGCCTTTCCGTACCAGCGATTGTAAACGGAAGAGCTATTGGTGTTGTCGGTGTAGATCTCTCTGCCGATTTCCTCAATAACATTGTGAACCATATTGATGCATTTGACGGTAACAGCCAAATGGCATTGATTGATTCTTCCGGTAAGGTGCAAGCAGCAACAAATAATCCTGATGCCCTTGGAACTCCGTACGACGACATGGTAAAAAGCGGACACCAACTTTTTATTCGCGCTCAGGATGGTGAAACGGTCATCAACGAAACTGACGAGACTCTTCGAGTCCTTATGCCTGTTCAATTCGGTAAGTCTGAAAAACAATGGGTCGTATCTTTCTCTGTTCCCATGAACGTTGTTCTTGCTGAAACAAACAACCTCACCCGCACCCTGCTTCTTACTGGCTTTGCCTGTATTCTGGTTGCCTTTGCAGGAATTTTCTACCTTGCAGGACTTATTTCCCGTCCAATCGTCGACACATCCAAAGTCATCAGCGACATCGCAAATGGTAGGCTTGATTCGCGCTGTGTAGTTCGGGGACAAGACGAAATTGCAGACATGCAGCAAGCCGTAAACACTATGGCAGCCAAGCTTCAAGAGAACATGAAAGAAATTGAAGACAACATGAAAAAAGTTAGCCTTCATTCTGACGAAGCCAAAAAAGCAACAGCACAAGCTGAGCAAGCAGAAAAAGAAGCCCTTCAAGCACATAGTCAGGGCAAACTTGCGGCGGCAGAGCAATTGGAAGTATTTGAACGCGACCTTACAACTGTTTCCTCCCATATGACTGAAAGCGTACGCACAACTGCAGACGGCGTAAGCCAGCAGGACATGCGCAACAGCGAAACAGCCACTGCTATGGAAGAGATGAACAGCACAATTTTAGAAGTTGCACGTAATGCCTCTGAAGCAGCAACAAGCGTAGATACTGTATTCAGTGAAGCAAAATCCGGCTTGAAAGTTGTAGAAGAATCCGTTTCAACCATCAAAAACGTATATTCATTAAGTGAGCATCTAAAGAAAGAAATGGGCGATCTGGGAACACAGGTTGGCTCTATCAGCGACATCCTTAATGTCATCAGCGACATTGCAGACCAGACAAACCTGCTCGCCCTGAACGCTGCAATTGAAGCAGCAAGGGCTGGCGATGCCGGACGCGGCTTTGCTGTTGTAGCAGACGAGGTGCGCAAGCTTGCTGAAAAAACCATGGATGCCACAAGACACGTTGGTGATGCCATCCAGTCTATCCAATCCGGCACCTATCAAAACATTGAAGCTATGACGAACACTGCCAACGCGGTAGAAGCTGCTACTCAGCTCGTTACAGAATCCGGCCATGCTTTTGAGCGCATTGTAGAAAAAGTTACACCAGCAACAGACCAAGTAAGAGCTATTGCCACAGCGGCTGAACAACAATCTTCCGCCAGTGAAGAAATTACACAGGCAATCGAAGAAATCAGTCACATTTCAACCATCACTGCTGAAAAAATGCGTGATGCTGAAAACTCTGTGCGCGACCTCAGTACTGTTTCCGACTCACTCAAAAACATGATTCAGGAACTTCAACAAGGCTAG
- the hpdB gene encoding 4-hydroxyphenylacetate decarboxylase large subunit, whose protein sequence is MAKTFKEVMADAGISMDFQACGKAPEEIVDREIRIEPHPRVKKLKDIFMETLSSANNEFSYWYTREYMKNDGEIPVVRRAKALKRAFSNLTPVIYPGEKLVMHKASYFRGSFPMPWLSEGFYVAQEEALYQEALERGSASADEHSKFGQGGGNVVASFGNVVSIAGKFGMRQEEIPALVKLAKMWVGKSVDDLGHKYEMMVPDYNVKENIMRNIVCMFDSGYTLPQGREVINYYFPLEYGFDGLIKMAKELRDEVAGRADGDGMVGTNRLFNYHAVIYAIEGVQNWILNYAKEARRLEAIEKDDQQRAEYCEMAEILEWIAHNPPRTFREAFQLIETIHLSVLNEDAISGLSPGRIGQVLYPYFEQDMEAGRITEDEVLELLELDRLVKSSIDCFASMGVVGGVLSGNTFNTVSIGGLDKDGRAATNKLEYLVLRAAASNAMPQPTIALLYDEKLPEDFLMLAADVIKTGAGYPAFMNTPVAHSFLMKQYGPEGMTEEEARAWAIGGCLETSACCWKPLHLNDKEYWIPGGAGQPTSVGVHFVSMPKVLELTLWNGLDQRTKEQVFAPHGRKLDSYDTIWDQFKLYWQKACDVLALTNNVQHDVWRKNNMGVFHSMLKPDCLATGHLINELGYRYNATYNVESAGTITTINSLAAIKKLVFEEKTVSLDGLKEAMANNFGFRTAHEVNSFSIADQQKKDLDHGEWDKLHFQCLQAPKYGNDVEYADSILQDWENFFCPDCSNYESLYGHPMYPCQISVSTHGAMGSATIASADGRLSGTTFADASLSAYPGTDRNGPFALMSSAAGWDHSQSQNSQLNIKIHPSAINGEAGSRKLIDLTRAYMRKGGFHVQYNVVDSKMLVDAQNNPQNYRDLMVRVAGFTQYWVEIGKSVQDELIARTEYEGI, encoded by the coding sequence ATGGCTAAGACTTTTAAAGAAGTCATGGCAGATGCCGGTATTTCAATGGATTTTCAGGCATGCGGCAAAGCACCTGAAGAAATTGTAGACCGCGAAATTAGAATTGAACCACATCCACGAGTAAAAAAGCTCAAAGATATTTTCATGGAGACTCTCTCCAGTGCGAACAACGAGTTTTCTTACTGGTACACACGTGAGTACATGAAAAACGACGGCGAAATTCCTGTTGTTCGCCGCGCCAAAGCACTCAAGCGTGCCTTCTCTAATTTGACTCCGGTAATCTACCCTGGTGAAAAACTTGTTATGCATAAAGCATCATACTTCCGTGGCTCATTCCCGATGCCATGGTTGTCCGAAGGCTTCTATGTTGCTCAGGAAGAAGCATTATATCAGGAAGCATTGGAAAGAGGTTCTGCCTCCGCTGATGAACATTCCAAATTTGGTCAAGGCGGCGGTAACGTTGTCGCAAGTTTTGGTAATGTAGTTTCAATTGCTGGTAAATTCGGCATGCGTCAGGAAGAAATCCCAGCGCTTGTTAAGCTTGCCAAAATGTGGGTTGGCAAATCAGTCGACGATCTCGGACATAAATACGAAATGATGGTTCCAGACTATAATGTTAAAGAAAACATTATGCGTAACATCGTCTGTATGTTCGACTCCGGCTACACACTTCCGCAGGGTCGTGAAGTAATTAACTACTATTTCCCTCTTGAGTACGGTTTTGACGGCCTCATCAAAATGGCCAAAGAATTACGCGACGAAGTTGCTGGACGCGCAGATGGCGACGGCATGGTCGGCACAAACCGTCTCTTCAACTACCATGCAGTAATTTACGCTATCGAAGGCGTGCAGAACTGGATTCTGAACTACGCTAAAGAAGCACGCAGACTGGAAGCTATTGAAAAAGACGACCAGCAGCGTGCTGAATACTGCGAAATGGCAGAAATTTTAGAATGGATTGCACACAATCCTCCTCGCACCTTCCGCGAAGCATTCCAGCTCATCGAAACAATCCACCTTTCCGTACTGAACGAAGATGCTATCTCCGGTCTTTCTCCAGGACGTATCGGTCAGGTTCTATACCCTTACTTTGAACAGGATATGGAAGCAGGACGCATCACTGAAGATGAAGTACTTGAACTTCTCGAATTAGATCGACTTGTTAAAAGTTCAATTGACTGTTTCGCTTCCATGGGTGTTGTTGGCGGCGTATTATCCGGTAACACATTCAACACCGTATCAATCGGTGGTCTGGATAAAGATGGTCGCGCAGCAACCAACAAACTTGAATACCTTGTTCTGCGTGCTGCTGCTTCCAACGCTATGCCGCAGCCGACTATTGCTCTTCTTTATGATGAGAAATTACCGGAAGATTTCCTCATGCTCGCTGCTGATGTAATCAAAACCGGTGCTGGCTACCCTGCATTCATGAACACCCCTGTTGCTCACAGTTTCCTTATGAAGCAGTACGGCCCGGAAGGTATGACAGAAGAAGAAGCCCGTGCATGGGCTATCGGCGGCTGTCTTGAAACATCCGCATGTTGCTGGAAACCGCTACACCTTAATGACAAAGAGTACTGGATTCCTGGTGGTGCAGGCCAGCCGACTTCCGTTGGTGTCCACTTTGTTTCCATGCCTAAAGTTCTTGAACTCACATTGTGGAATGGTTTGGATCAAAGAACTAAAGAACAGGTTTTTGCACCGCATGGCCGTAAACTTGATTCCTACGATACAATCTGGGATCAGTTCAAGTTGTACTGGCAGAAAGCTTGTGACGTTCTGGCACTTACCAACAACGTACAGCATGATGTTTGGCGTAAAAACAACATGGGCGTCTTCCACTCCATGCTGAAACCGGATTGCCTTGCAACTGGTCATCTCATTAACGAACTTGGCTATCGTTACAATGCAACCTACAACGTAGAATCTGCCGGTACCATCACAACCATCAACTCTCTTGCAGCCATCAAGAAACTTGTTTTTGAAGAAAAAACAGTTTCCCTTGACGGTCTGAAAGAAGCAATGGCAAACAACTTTGGCTTTAGAACAGCGCACGAAGTTAACTCTTTCTCCATTGCTGACCAGCAGAAAAAAGATCTGGATCACGGCGAGTGGGACAAACTCCACTTCCAGTGCCTGCAGGCACCAAAATACGGTAACGACGTTGAGTATGCCGACTCCATCCTGCAAGACTGGGAAAACTTCTTCTGTCCGGATTGTTCAAACTACGAATCCCTTTACGGCCATCCAATGTACCCATGCCAGATCTCAGTATCTACACACGGTGCAATGGGCTCAGCAACCATCGCGTCTGCTGACGGACGTCTTTCCGGAACTACGTTCGCTGATGCTTCCTTGTCAGCATACCCAGGTACAGATCGCAATGGTCCATTTGCATTGATGAGCTCCGCTGCCGGTTGGGATCATTCCCAGTCACAGAACTCACAGCTCAACATTAAGATCCACCCAAGCGCAATTAACGGCGAAGCTGGATCACGCAAACTTATCGACCTTACCCGTGCGTACATGCGTAAAGGCGGCTTCCACGTTCAGTACAACGTTGTTGACTCCAAAATGCTTGTCGACGCTCAGAACAACCCGCAAAACTATCGTGACCTCATGGTTCGAGTTGCTGGCTTTACCCAGTACTGGGTTGAAATTGGTAAGAGCGTTCAGGATGAACTTATTGCACGTACCGAATACGAAGGAATCTAA
- a CDS encoding nitrate/nitrite transporter, with the protein MQDKRKKYGWSVVAASGLAMFCLFGYRATFSILKVPMSADMGWSQAEVTLGYSFMMVCYALAAFGCGMILDKWGTKPVFFLGAILGAAGFCVTSQVHSLYAYYASYGILAGVATGMLWVSSTISIRKWYVGKQYAKMFGIAFAGAPLSQVVMSLFVKQSLAGAEGDAWRSAMILLGGLTFVCLIAAALLAKKSPEDYGMKPFGEVPSASGQPEYVWGVKEAFSTYPIWGVVLTFLTSMLAEFLVWTQVVSYWTADLGHSLSKATNMYIIIGIVGIFSMPLLGIVADKVVQFSSCEAQGRKKMLIFGPATGIFACGLLLLQTPESTILGIAACFIFAIYWAIVPGGVVGYTGAVYGRATLGKIWGLATLIVMGIGPFIGPLIGGYMKDTYGSYQYSIVFAACAFGVSVLFATSLPLSTAPEASEAVSEELPAN; encoded by the coding sequence ATGCAAGATAAGCGAAAAAAATACGGCTGGTCAGTTGTCGCTGCATCAGGACTGGCTATGTTCTGTCTATTCGGATACCGCGCAACCTTCTCAATCCTTAAGGTGCCTATGAGTGCCGATATGGGTTGGAGTCAGGCTGAGGTAACACTCGGCTACTCATTCATGATGGTCTGTTACGCACTCGCAGCTTTCGGTTGCGGTATGATTCTCGATAAATGGGGCACGAAACCTGTATTCTTCCTTGGTGCAATTCTTGGAGCTGCCGGTTTCTGTGTAACCAGTCAGGTCCATTCCCTGTATGCCTACTATGCCTCCTACGGTATCCTCGCCGGTGTTGCTACAGGTATGCTCTGGGTTTCTTCAACCATTTCCATCCGCAAATGGTATGTAGGTAAGCAATACGCTAAAATGTTCGGTATTGCCTTTGCCGGTGCTCCGCTCTCACAGGTAGTTATGAGTCTGTTTGTAAAACAGAGCCTTGCCGGTGCAGAAGGCGACGCTTGGCGTTCTGCGATGATACTGCTTGGCGGATTAACTTTTGTTTGCCTTATTGCTGCAGCCTTACTCGCCAAAAAGAGTCCGGAAGATTATGGCATGAAGCCATTTGGCGAAGTTCCATCTGCATCCGGCCAGCCTGAATACGTATGGGGTGTTAAAGAAGCATTCTCTACCTATCCAATCTGGGGTGTTGTTCTCACCTTCCTGACCAGTATGCTTGCTGAATTTCTTGTATGGACACAGGTTGTCAGCTACTGGACAGCTGACCTTGGCCATTCCCTTTCAAAAGCCACCAACATGTACATCATCATCGGCATCGTTGGTATTTTCTCCATGCCGCTGCTCGGCATTGTTGCAGACAAAGTTGTTCAGTTCTCTTCCTGTGAAGCACAGGGACGTAAAAAAATGCTCATTTTCGGCCCTGCAACAGGTATTTTCGCATGTGGCTTACTGCTACTTCAAACGCCGGAAAGCACAATTTTAGGCATAGCCGCCTGTTTCATCTTTGCTATCTACTGGGCAATCGTTCCGGGTGGCGTTGTCGGCTACACAGGAGCCGTTTACGGACGAGCGACTCTTGGTAAAATATGGGGACTTGCTACCCTTATAGTAATGGGTATCGGCCCATTCATCGGTCCTCTCATCGGTGGTTACATGAAAGATACATACGGCAGTTACCAGTACTCTATTGTATTTGCCGCATGTGCATTTGGTGTTTCCGTTCTCTTTGCTACCAGCTTGCCGCTTTCCACAGCGCCAGAAGCCAGTGAAGCTGTTTCTGAAGAACTTCCTGCGAACTAG